A single genomic interval of Falco naumanni isolate bFalNau1 chromosome 11, bFalNau1.pat, whole genome shotgun sequence harbors:
- the PCSK9 gene encoding proprotein convertase subtilisin/kexin type 9, whose protein sequence is MAPRALALVLVLVLARGAEELVLALGAAEEGAAAVGAAPSGPAAFHRAAKASWRLPGRYVVMLRAGSGEAEVRGTAQQLQARAAWRGYLTKLLHVFHLLPAFLVKMSGDILDMALKLPHVEYIEEDAYVFAQSIPWNLRRIMPPQPSSGTYNPPNKGDLVQIYLLDTSVQSTHREIEGRVFMTDFGSIPEEDSTHFHKQVNKCDSHGTHVAGVLSGRDAGVATGAKVRSLRVLNCQGKGTISGTLIGLEFIKATLEAQPYAPLVVLLPFAGTYSRVLNAGCRRMARMGVVVVTAAGNYKDDACLYSPASEPEVITVGATNSEDQPASFGTLGTNFGHCVDLFAPGDDIIGASSDCSTCFTAQSGTSQAAAHVAGIASMLLSAEPQLSLAELRQRLLHFATKNVMDMAWFPEEQWLQTPNSVAGLPVRLGTDEQLYCRSVWSARSGLTWHATAMARCAGAEEMLGCSSFSHSGRRLGEHMEEKDGQKQCVAHNAFRGQGVYAIARCCTWPRAECRIHAGSPAAGGAGCSLQDHVLTGCSFHSPAVVLGDGGRPITGLGSGPSHCASRTEVMAHALCCPAASLECRLKEHTSLGPTEKVTVSCDDGWTLTGCNAHSQSPGTVGAYAMDDTCVAASVRGSSAAVVTAICCRSRQ, encoded by the exons ATGGCCCCGCGGGCGCTGGcgctggtgctggtgctggtgctggcacgGGGGGCggaggagctggtgctggcccTGGGGGCGGCCGAGGAGGGGGCAGCAGCCGTCGGGGCTGCTCCGTCGGGACCCGCTGCCTTCCATCGCGCCGCCAAG GCATCGTGGCGGCTGCCTGGGCGCTACGTGGTGATGCTGCGGGCAGGCAGCGGCGAGGCTGAGGTGCGAGGCAcggcacagcagctgcaggcccGGGCAGCGTGGCGGGGATACCTGACCAAGCTGCTGCATGTCTTCCACCTCCTGCCCGCCTTCCTGGTGAAGATGAGCGGCGACATCCTGGACATG GCGCTGAAGCTGCCGCACGTGGAGTACATTGAGGAGGATGCCTATGTTTTCGCCCAGAGCATCCCCTGGAACCTGCGCAGGATCATGccaccacagcccagctcaGGCACCTACAACCCTCCCA ATAAAGGTGACCTGGTGCAGATCTACCTGCTGGACACCAGTGTGCAGAGCACCCACCGGGAGATTGAGGGCAGGGTGTTTATGACTGACTTTGGGAGCATCCCTGAGGAGGACAGCACCCACTTCCACAAGCAG GTCAACAAGTGTGACAGCCACGGGACACACGTGGCCGGGGTGCTGAGTGGGCGTGATGCCGGCGTGGCCACGGGTGCCAAGGTCCGTAGCCTCCGTGTGCTGAACTGCCAGGGGAAGGGCACCATCAGCGGGACCCTCATCG GCCTGGAGTTTATCAAGGCAACGCTGGAGGCTCAGCCCTACGCGCCGCTGGTCGTGCTGCTGCCCTTTGCTGGCACCTACAGCCGTGTGCTGAACGCCGGCTGCCGGCGGATGGCACggatgggggtggtggtggtcaCGGCTGCCGGTAACTACAAGGACGATGCCTGCCTGTACTCGCCAGCATCTGAGCCAGAG GTCATCACAGTCGGTGCCACCAACAGCGAGGACCAGCCGGCCTCCTTCGGTACCCTAGGCACCAACTTTGGCCACTGTGTGGACCTGTTTGCCCCGGGAGATGACATCATCGGTGCCTCCAGCGACTGCAGCACGTGCTTCACTGCGCAGAGCGGGACATCACAGGCAGCTGCACATGTGGCAG GCATTGCCTCCATGCTGCTCAGCGCCGAGCCCCAGCTGAGCCTCGCCGAGCTCCGGCAGCGCCTCCTGCACTTTGCCACCAAGAACGTCATGGACATGGCGTGGTTCCCTGAGGAGCAGTGGCTTCAGACCCCCAACAGCGTGGCTGGGCTGCCTGTCCGGCTGGGCACAG ATGAGCAGCTGTACTGCCGCTCGGTGTGGTCGGCACGCTCAGGGCTCACCTGGCATGCCACGGCCATGGCCCGCTGTGCCGGTGCCGAGGAGATGCTCGGCTGCTCCAGCTTCTCCCACAGTGGCAGGCGGCTGGGGGAGCACATGGAG gagaaggaCGGGCAGAAGCAGTGCGTGGCCCACAATGCTTTCCGGGGCCAGGGTGTCTACGCCATTGCCAGGTGCTGCACATGGCCCAGGGCTGAGTGCCGGATCCATGCCGGCTCCCCGGCTGCTGGGGGGGCcggctgctccctgcaggaccACGTGCTGACTG GGTGCAGCTTCCACTCGCCCGCTGTGGTGCTGGGTGACGGTGGCAGACCCATCACGGGGCTGGGGAGTGGGCCCAGTCACTGTGCCAGCAGGACGGAGGTGATGGCGCATGCCTTGTgctgccccgctgccagccTTGAGTGCCGGCTGAAGGAGCACACGTCCCTGGGCCCTACAGAGAAG GTGACGGTGTCCTGTGATGATGGCTGGACGCTGACGGGCTGTAATGCCCATTCCCAGAGCCCCGGCACCGTGGGAGCCTACGCCATGGATGATACCTGTGTGGCAGCCAGTGTCCGTGGCAGCAGCGCGGCTGTGGTCACTGCCATTTGCTGCCGGAGCCGGCAGTAG